In one window of Desulfovibrio litoralis DSM 11393 DNA:
- a CDS encoding ATP-binding cassette domain-containing protein: protein MRLEPIYIQGIETNNLKNITVLLKKNAINLVVGPSGSGKSSLAYDTVAQIGLYEFNSMFSDTPFESNFRVRSYSNMITTVPIRQSNANNNIRSTIGTYFNLNSHVAMIYSVLLNLPYDFFILNKEGNVCQTCHGIGYKKELDLNRLIDYDVSLEKCPIKCWTRYKDFYIGIIKEFCADIGIDCKKKFQQLNQEEKRLFLYAESNKKYSIRFKKNNAYSRRTTKYFGVMTGNPMFPKFTPGSAYYTDTVCPECNGQKYSSEHSEIKLQGLSIGELMCIPFSDIRVWLDSVRNASKDLSLKFSIQRIADFATAADSLNLGYLSLNRTIPSLSGGEFQRIKLVQVFNTQLTNLLIVLDEPLAGLSFDEKKIVHQKIKKLSEKHTMLIIDHHNIFYGDASNIIALGEGSGKYGGSIINSDKYIQSQSVSFDFEPQPIRNILQIKLQNPVYKYSGISIDIADSCLNLITGHSGVGKSTLLREYFPQYFEKYAYINQKPLVGNSNSSVATALDIFSNISELFAKKFNKDKLFFSNHTGSEGACPFCLGAGKVFYGNDFQDTTQIECKECDGTGFNQKLKSFKIDGMSILNVWKMTIDEAFSSLVCNNKVLTSLSNAIKILLGHLVIGQPTSTLSGGENIRIKILKSLKTTSHVYGIDEPFRGLNNAEIYKLVIFFDNLLKKGKTIIVADHEEESFKYFSSHIVLSNTNGVLTGRSFF from the coding sequence ATGAGATTAGAGCCAATTTACATACAAGGAATAGAAACCAATAATCTTAAAAATATTACTGTTCTTCTTAAAAAGAATGCCATTAACCTTGTTGTTGGTCCATCTGGGAGTGGGAAATCATCCTTAGCCTATGATACTGTTGCACAAATTGGTTTATATGAGTTCAATTCTATGTTTTCAGATACGCCTTTTGAGTCGAATTTTCGGGTTCGATCATACTCAAATATGATTACAACTGTTCCAATTAGACAAAGTAATGCAAACAATAATATACGCTCTACAATTGGAACATACTTCAATTTGAATTCTCACGTTGCGATGATATACTCTGTTTTGCTTAATTTACCCTATGATTTTTTTATATTGAATAAAGAAGGAAATGTATGTCAAACATGCCATGGCATTGGATATAAAAAAGAATTAGATTTAAACAGGCTAATTGACTACGACGTCTCTCTTGAAAAATGCCCAATTAAATGTTGGACCCGATATAAAGATTTTTATATTGGGATTATCAAGGAATTCTGTGCTGACATTGGAATAGATTGCAAAAAAAAATTCCAACAACTTAATCAAGAAGAAAAACGACTGTTTCTTTATGCCGAGAGTAATAAAAAATATTCGATAAGGTTCAAAAAAAACAATGCATACTCTCGCAGAACTACAAAATATTTTGGTGTAATGACTGGAAACCCAATGTTCCCCAAATTTACTCCAGGAAGTGCCTACTATACTGATACAGTGTGTCCTGAGTGCAACGGACAAAAATATTCATCTGAGCATAGTGAAATAAAGTTACAAGGGCTCTCAATTGGCGAATTAATGTGCATTCCATTTTCTGATATCCGTGTTTGGCTAGATTCCGTAAGAAATGCATCAAAAGACTTAAGTTTAAAATTCTCTATCCAAAGAATAGCAGACTTTGCTACTGCTGCAGACTCACTAAACTTAGGGTATTTAAGTCTCAATAGGACTATTCCATCATTATCTGGTGGTGAGTTTCAACGGATTAAGCTGGTTCAAGTATTTAATACGCAGCTCACGAATTTATTGATTGTTCTTGATGAACCTCTTGCGGGTTTATCTTTCGATGAAAAAAAAATTGTTCATCAAAAAATTAAAAAATTATCGGAAAAACATACAATGTTAATTATAGATCATCATAATATTTTTTATGGTGATGCGAGTAATATAATAGCATTAGGTGAAGGTAGCGGAAAATATGGTGGTTCAATCATAAATAGTGATAAATATATTCAGTCTCAATCTGTTTCTTTTGATTTTGAGCCACAGCCTATTAGAAACATTTTGCAAATTAAATTACAAAATCCGGTATACAAATATTCAGGGATTAGTATTGATATTGCTGACAGCTGTTTAAATTTGATTACAGGTCATTCAGGGGTGGGGAAGTCAACTCTTTTGCGTGAATATTTCCCCCAATATTTTGAGAAATATGCATATATAAATCAGAAGCCACTTGTTGGGAATTCAAACTCGAGTGTAGCAACTGCATTAGACATATTTAGTAATATATCTGAACTTTTTGCGAAAAAATTCAACAAAGATAAACTGTTCTTTTCAAACCACACTGGAAGTGAAGGAGCATGTCCGTTTTGTCTTGGAGCTGGCAAGGTATTCTATGGGAATGATTTCCAAGATACTACTCAAATAGAATGTAAAGAATGTGACGGCACAGGTTTTAATCAAAAATTAAAGTCGTTTAAAATAGACGGGATGAGTATTTTGAACGTTTGGAAGATGACTATAGATGAAGCGTTCTCTTCTTTAGTTTGTAACAATAAGGTGTTAACTTCATTATCGAATGCCATAAAAATTCTTCTTGGCCATTTAGTGATTGGACAACCGACATCAACGCTTTCTGGTGGGGAAAACATACGAATAAAAATATTAAAATCTCTTAAAACAACGTCTCATGTCTACGGAATTGATGAACCGTTTCGAGGTTTGAACAATGCTGAAATTTATAAACTTGTCATTTTTTTTGATAATCTTCTCAAAAAAGGCAAGACAATAATTGTTGCAGACCATGAAGAAGAAAGTTTTAAGTATTTTTCATCTCATATTGTGCTAAGCAACACAAATGGTGTTTTAACTGGCCGTAGCTTTTTCTAA